A stretch of the Luteimonas sp. JM171 genome encodes the following:
- a CDS encoding homocysteine S-methyltransferase family protein has product MTALPWHAPDRVRALLEALQERILILDGAMGTMIQRERLDEGGYRGERFAQGFDAGTPGAPDAPRDLKGNNDLLSLTRPELIRGIHDAYLQAGADLVETNTFNSTAVSQSDYGLQHLARELNREGARLARAACDAAESQAPGKPRFAVGVIGPTSRTASISPDVTDPGFRAVTFDDLVRDYREAADGLVEGGADILMVETVFDTLNAKAALFAIGECFDALGARLPVMVSGTITDASGRTLSGQTAEAFWYSVRHAGPLAIGLNCALGARELRPHVQALAEVADCPVSAHPNAGLPNAFGEYDEAPDEMAPVLGEFAQTGLVNILGGCCGTTPDHIRAIAHAVQGLPPRRVPRIGEAAA; this is encoded by the coding sequence GTGACCGCCCTGCCCTGGCACGCCCCCGATCGCGTCCGCGCCCTGCTGGAGGCACTCCAGGAGCGGATCCTGATCCTGGACGGCGCCATGGGCACGATGATCCAGCGCGAGCGCCTGGATGAGGGCGGCTACCGCGGCGAGCGCTTCGCGCAGGGCTTCGACGCCGGCACCCCGGGCGCGCCGGATGCGCCGCGGGACCTCAAGGGCAACAACGACCTGCTCAGCCTCACCCGCCCCGAGCTGATCCGCGGCATCCACGACGCCTACCTGCAGGCCGGGGCGGACCTGGTGGAAACCAACACCTTCAACTCCACCGCCGTCTCGCAGTCCGACTACGGCCTGCAGCACCTGGCGCGCGAGCTCAACCGCGAGGGCGCGCGGCTGGCCCGGGCGGCCTGCGACGCCGCTGAAAGCCAGGCCCCCGGGAAGCCGCGCTTCGCGGTTGGGGTGATCGGCCCCACCAGCCGCACCGCATCGATCAGTCCCGACGTGACCGACCCGGGTTTCCGCGCGGTGACCTTCGATGACCTGGTCCGGGATTACCGGGAGGCGGCCGACGGACTGGTCGAAGGCGGGGCCGACATCCTCATGGTCGAGACCGTATTCGACACCCTCAATGCCAAGGCCGCGCTGTTCGCCATCGGCGAGTGCTTCGACGCGCTGGGGGCGCGGCTGCCGGTCATGGTGTCGGGCACGATCACCGACGCATCGGGCCGCACCCTGTCGGGACAGACGGCGGAAGCGTTCTGGTACTCCGTGCGCCACGCGGGCCCGCTGGCGATCGGCCTGAATTGCGCGCTGGGCGCCCGCGAACTGCGCCCGCACGTGCAGGCGCTGGCCGAAGTGGCGGACTGTCCCGTCAGCGCGCACCCGAACGCCGGGCTTCCCAACGCGTTTGGCGAGTACGACGAGGCCCCCGACGAGATGGCGCCGGTGCTGGGCGAGTTCGCGCAAACAGGGCTGGTCAACATCCTCGGCGGGTGCTGCGGCACCACGCCCGACCACATCCGCGCGATCGCGCATGCAGTCCAGGGCCTGCCGCCGCGCCGGGTCCCGCGGATCGGGGAGGCGGCAGCATGA
- a CDS encoding 5'-nucleotidase, producing the protein MSRDSQPPPLIVAISSRALFDLEDSHQLFEREGIQAYAEHQRAHEDDVLEPGIAFPLVRKLLALNEGAAPEAPRVEVILLSRNSADTGLRIFNSIEHHGLAISRAAFTSGEPTWPYTRPFGAQLFLSANPDSVRAALENGIAAATILPAKAPQHRHDQLRIAFDGDAVIFGDESERVSQLQGIDAFHEHERSRAREALTGGPFRAFLSALHDLQAAYPPGDASPIRTALVTARSAPAHERVIRTLREWGVRLDEALFLGGRAKGPFLEAFGADIFFDDSLHNIDSARLHVAAGHVPHGISNAG; encoded by the coding sequence ATGTCCCGGGACTCCCAGCCGCCACCGCTGATCGTCGCGATCTCCTCGCGCGCCCTGTTCGACCTGGAGGACAGCCACCAGCTGTTCGAGCGCGAGGGCATCCAGGCCTATGCCGAGCACCAGCGCGCCCACGAGGACGATGTGCTCGAGCCGGGCATCGCGTTCCCGCTGGTGCGCAAGCTGCTCGCCCTCAACGAGGGCGCCGCGCCGGAGGCACCGCGGGTGGAGGTCATCCTGCTTTCGCGCAACTCGGCCGATACCGGCCTGCGGATCTTCAATTCCATCGAACACCATGGCCTGGCGATCTCGCGCGCGGCGTTCACCTCGGGCGAGCCCACCTGGCCCTACACGCGGCCGTTCGGGGCGCAGCTGTTCCTCTCCGCCAACCCCGATTCGGTGCGGGCGGCGCTGGAAAACGGCATTGCGGCGGCGACCATCCTGCCCGCGAAGGCCCCCCAGCACCGGCACGACCAGCTGCGCATCGCCTTTGACGGCGACGCGGTGATCTTCGGCGACGAAAGCGAGCGGGTGTCGCAGCTGCAGGGGATCGACGCTTTCCACGAGCACGAGCGCAGCCGGGCCCGGGAGGCGCTCACCGGTGGCCCGTTCCGCGCTTTCCTGTCCGCCCTGCATGACCTGCAGGCGGCATATCCGCCCGGCGATGCGTCACCCATCCGCACCGCCCTGGTCACCGCGCGCTCGGCGCCCGCGCACGAGCGGGTCATCCGCACCCTGCGCGAGTGGGGCGTGCGGCTGGACGAGGCGCTGTTCCTGGGCGGGCGCGCGAAAGGTCCCTTCCTGGAGGCCTTCGGCGCGGACATCTTCTTCGACGACTCGCTGCACAACATTGATTCGGCACGCCTGCACGTGGCCGCCGGCCACGTACCCCACGGGATTTCCAACGCCGGCTGA
- a CDS encoding NAD kinase, whose translation MSPDQPRIAFLAAPTEAARQAQESLTARYGQVGPEEADILCALGGDGFMLQTLHRHGGLAKPVFGMKLGTVGFLMNHFNEADLLQRISAAEPAVLKPLEMIVQTESGASVGSLAYNEVSLLRQTRQAAHLSIDLNGQTRLDELICDGVLVATPAGSSAYNYSASGPILPFGSGIVALTPIAPFRPRRWRGALLKAETEVCFRVLDPYKRPVSATADSHEVRDVVEVRIREARGREVTLLFDPEHNLEERIVSEQFMS comes from the coding sequence ATGAGTCCCGACCAGCCCCGCATTGCATTCCTCGCCGCACCCACCGAGGCCGCAAGGCAGGCCCAGGAGTCACTGACCGCCCGGTACGGGCAGGTCGGGCCGGAGGAGGCCGACATCCTGTGCGCGCTGGGTGGCGATGGCTTCATGCTGCAGACGCTCCACCGCCACGGCGGGCTCGCCAAGCCGGTGTTCGGGATGAAGCTGGGCACCGTCGGCTTCCTCATGAACCACTTCAACGAGGCCGACCTGCTGCAGCGCATCAGCGCGGCCGAGCCGGCGGTGCTCAAGCCGCTGGAGATGATCGTACAGACCGAGTCGGGCGCCAGCGTTGGATCGCTGGCGTACAACGAGGTCTCGCTGCTGCGCCAGACCCGGCAGGCGGCGCACCTGAGCATCGACCTCAACGGGCAGACCCGGCTCGACGAGCTGATCTGCGACGGCGTGCTGGTGGCCACGCCGGCCGGCAGCAGCGCCTACAACTACTCGGCCAGCGGCCCGATCCTGCCGTTCGGCTCGGGGATCGTCGCGCTCACGCCGATCGCCCCGTTCCGCCCGCGCCGCTGGCGTGGGGCGCTGCTCAAGGCGGAAACCGAGGTCTGCTTCCGGGTGCTGGATCCATACAAGCGTCCGGTCAGCGCCACCGCGGACTCGCACGAGGTGCGCGACGTGGTCGAGGTCAGGATCCGCGAAGCCCGCGGCCGCGAGGTGACGCTGCTGTTTGATCCGGAGCACAACCTGGAAGAGCGCATCGTCAGCGAGCAGTTCATGTCCTGA
- a CDS encoding acyl-CoA dehydrogenase family protein encodes MEFGFSEEQLMIQDVARRIAQEKIAPSAEEFDRSGEFPLDNIRLLGENGLMGIEVPEEYGGAGMDPIAYVLAMIEVAAGDAAHSTIMSVNNSLFCNGILTHGTEEQKQKYVRAIAEGAEIGAFALTEPQSGSDATAMRCRAVKQDDGSYVINGKKSWITSGPVAKYFVLFAMTDPEKGARGITAFLIDGDREGFHRGKTEPKLGIRASATCEIEFQDYVVQPDEVLGEEGQGFKIAMGVLDAGRIGIASQAIGLARAAYEATLEYVKERKAFGQPIGAFQMTQAKIADMKCKLDASLLLTLRAAWLKGQGKRFTSEAAIAKLTASEAAMWITHQAVQIHAGMGYSKEMPIERYFRDAKITEIYEGTSEIQRLVIARNETGLR; translated from the coding sequence GTGGAGTTCGGATTCAGCGAAGAACAGTTGATGATCCAGGACGTGGCCAGGCGGATCGCGCAGGAAAAGATCGCGCCCAGTGCCGAAGAGTTCGACCGCTCGGGCGAGTTCCCGCTCGACAACATCCGCCTGCTGGGCGAGAACGGGCTGATGGGCATCGAGGTGCCCGAAGAGTACGGCGGCGCGGGCATGGACCCGATCGCCTACGTGCTGGCGATGATCGAGGTGGCCGCCGGCGATGCCGCGCACTCCACCATCATGTCGGTCAACAACTCCCTGTTCTGCAACGGCATCCTCACCCACGGCACCGAAGAGCAGAAGCAGAAGTACGTGCGGGCGATCGCCGAGGGCGCCGAGATCGGCGCGTTCGCGCTGACCGAGCCGCAGTCGGGCTCCGACGCCACCGCCATGCGCTGTCGCGCGGTGAAGCAGGATGACGGCAGCTACGTCATCAATGGCAAGAAGAGCTGGATCACCTCGGGCCCGGTCGCCAAGTACTTCGTGCTGTTCGCGATGACCGATCCGGAGAAGGGCGCGCGCGGCATCACCGCCTTCCTCATCGACGGTGACCGCGAAGGCTTCCACCGCGGCAAGACCGAGCCAAAGCTCGGCATCCGGGCCTCGGCCACCTGCGAGATCGAGTTCCAGGATTACGTGGTGCAGCCGGACGAAGTGCTGGGCGAGGAAGGCCAGGGCTTCAAGATCGCCATGGGCGTGCTCGATGCCGGCCGCATTGGCATCGCCAGCCAGGCCATTGGCCTGGCCCGCGCGGCCTACGAGGCGACGCTTGAGTACGTGAAGGAGCGCAAGGCCTTCGGCCAGCCGATCGGCGCGTTCCAGATGACCCAGGCCAAGATCGCCGACATGAAGTGCAAGCTCGACGCCTCGCTGCTGCTGACCCTGCGCGCGGCATGGCTCAAGGGCCAGGGCAAGCGCTTCACCAGCGAGGCGGCGATCGCGAAGCTGACCGCCTCCGAGGCGGCGATGTGGATCACCCACCAGGCGGTGCAGATCCACGCCGGCATGGGCTACTCGAAGGAGATGCCGATCGAGCGCTACTTCCGCGACGCCAAGATCACCGAGATCTATGAGGGCACCAGCGAGATCCAGCGGCTGGTCATTGCCCGCAACGAAACCGGGCTGCGCTGA
- a CDS encoding NAD-glutamate dehydrogenase domain-containing protein, which translates to MTTSRKSPARKPTAASKAAKKSPARTARAAKAGKASRSARLAPIFSAIRSLAGKERQEDASLFAKAFYHRLTDDELPLHTPEAWAALANDFLDFARKRKPGTANVRLFNPSRETHGWESGHTVLQVVNDDMPFLVDSVTMALADLGIGVHVLGHPVVPIRRGRGGKLEAVGEGESESLIHMEIDRQSGDALQGIQDAVVSVLEDVRLAVGDWEAMRGKMLEVASGLATSELPVPQKEREEAQEFLRWLADDHFTFLGYREYEVRRKRGDAVLAPVEGSSLGLMRGREAGPARPLASLSAHEVRKTGRIDPLILTKTNSRSTVHRPGYMDYVGVVEYDADGNAVSERRFIGLYASSAYNRRPWDIPLVRERFEHVMATSGLRETGHSGKALKHILETLPRDELFQSTAEELARLGIGVLQLQERIRSRLFIRRDRYGHFYSILAYVPRERFNTEVRLKVEALLKRELEADRVDSSVRLDESPLAQVHLIVRPRPGAQVEVDEARLEKQLADVVRNWLDDLRDELVMVHGEADGMALFERFGRPLGTAYIQEAGPAVAAADVSHLASVGEGVELRPRLYRAPAPAGGEGPGKLRLKLFTADRDLPLSDVLPMMENMGLRVIAEHLNRISADGRTLFIQDFEVEAGAEIDLDSMAPEFEDAFVRLWRGEAENDGFNKLILAASLDWRQVSMLRAYCKYLLQIDSPFSQAYMEQTLLRHPLVARLLVELFEARFAPKGRDTDAARLRAQFELLAGGDAAAAAALKPVAEARRLSRDGRQEKVRDALRTLLDRVASLDEDRILRSFMGVIDATLRTSFYQRGKDGNDKDYAAFKLDCARVPDLPKPHPYREVFVYGPHVEGVHLRYGMVARGGLRWSDRREDFRTEVLGLAKAQAVKNTVIVPVGAKGGFIAKRLPEGGDRDAIQAEGIACYKRFISGLLDVTDNIVDGEIVPPQDVVRHDDVDTYMVVAADKGTATFSDIANGISAEYNFWLGDAFASGGSVGYDHKGMGITAKGAWESVKRHFRALGIDCQKQDFTVVGIGDMSGDVFGNGMRLSKHIRLVGAFDHRHVFIDPDPDAAKSFKERDRLFKTPRSSWDDYDRKLISKGGGVWPRSAKSIPVSPQMREALGLEEDVKELSPNDLIKAVLRAPVDLLWNGGIGTYVKGSSETQADVGDRANNAVRVNGGELRARIVGEGGNLGFTQLGRIEAAQAGVILNADFIDNSGGVGTSDREVNIKILLNAQVRKGKLALKARNKLLLDMTHEVETLVLWDNIRQNQALSLMERMSVPRLGSKQHFIRTLEAQGLLDRQIEYLPSDAELAARKARDEGLTRPELAVLLSYSKQVVYDQLLDSDIPEDPYLSKELQRYFPTPLQKKYAAAMEEHPLKREIIATAVTNATINRMGATFIMRMQEDTGRTAAEVAKAYTIGREVLNARTLWSQLEELDGKVPEAVQIDALLEIWNLQRSFVRWLLNRPGPMPGITDAVARYSDGFNAIRSADGILPDSQRPGYDARRAGWRERGMPAQLAEDLAELPYLEPVFDIIELAAARKLKPVEVAKVHYRVGDALRLPWLFDQIDALEVQGRWHAVARGVLRDDLAARQIQLTGQALSARGGDADAKVQAWLGRDDASLRFTLSMLEEMFSQKSLDYPTASVAVSVLSQIAG; encoded by the coding sequence ATGACCACATCCCGCAAGAGCCCCGCCCGCAAGCCCACTGCCGCCAGCAAGGCCGCGAAGAAATCCCCGGCCAGGACGGCCCGCGCCGCGAAGGCTGGCAAGGCCAGCCGCAGCGCGCGCCTGGCGCCGATCTTCAGCGCCATCCGCAGCCTGGCCGGCAAGGAACGGCAGGAGGACGCGAGCCTGTTCGCCAAGGCGTTCTACCACCGCCTGACCGACGACGAGCTGCCGCTGCACACGCCCGAGGCGTGGGCCGCGCTTGCCAACGACTTCCTCGATTTCGCCCGCAAGCGCAAGCCCGGCACGGCCAATGTGCGCCTGTTCAATCCCTCGCGCGAGACCCATGGCTGGGAGTCGGGCCACACCGTGCTGCAGGTGGTGAACGACGACATGCCGTTCCTGGTGGATTCGGTCACGATGGCCCTGGCCGACCTGGGCATCGGCGTGCACGTGCTTGGACACCCCGTGGTCCCGATCCGCCGCGGCCGCGGCGGCAAGCTGGAGGCCGTGGGCGAGGGCGAGTCCGAGTCCCTGATCCACATGGAGATCGACCGCCAGTCCGGGGACGCCCTGCAGGGCATCCAGGACGCCGTGGTTTCGGTGCTGGAGGACGTGCGCCTGGCGGTGGGCGACTGGGAGGCCATGCGCGGCAAGATGCTGGAAGTGGCTTCCGGCCTGGCGACCAGCGAACTGCCGGTCCCGCAGAAGGAGCGCGAAGAGGCGCAGGAGTTCCTGCGCTGGCTGGCCGACGACCATTTCACCTTCCTGGGCTACCGCGAGTACGAAGTTCGCCGCAAGCGCGGCGACGCGGTGCTGGCACCGGTCGAGGGCAGCAGCCTGGGCCTGATGCGCGGCCGCGAGGCGGGTCCGGCCCGGCCGCTGGCCTCGCTGTCGGCGCATGAAGTGCGCAAGACCGGCCGCATCGATCCGCTGATCCTGACCAAGACCAACTCGCGCTCCACCGTGCACCGGCCGGGCTACATGGACTACGTGGGCGTGGTGGAGTACGACGCCGACGGCAATGCCGTGAGCGAGCGGCGCTTCATCGGCCTGTATGCCTCCAGCGCCTACAACCGCCGTCCGTGGGACATCCCGCTGGTGCGCGAGCGCTTCGAGCACGTGATGGCCACTTCCGGGCTGCGTGAGACCGGACACAGCGGAAAGGCGCTCAAGCACATCCTGGAAACGCTGCCGCGCGATGAGCTTTTCCAGTCCACGGCCGAGGAGCTGGCGCGCCTGGGCATCGGCGTGCTGCAGCTGCAGGAGCGCATCCGCAGCCGCCTGTTCATCCGCCGCGACCGCTACGGACATTTCTATTCGATCCTTGCCTACGTGCCGCGCGAGCGCTTCAACACCGAGGTGAGGCTGAAGGTGGAGGCGCTGCTGAAGCGCGAGCTGGAAGCCGACCGGGTCGATTCGAGCGTGCGCCTGGACGAGTCGCCGCTGGCCCAGGTGCACCTGATCGTGCGCCCGCGCCCCGGTGCCCAGGTGGAAGTCGACGAGGCGCGCCTGGAGAAGCAGCTGGCCGACGTGGTCCGCAACTGGCTCGACGACCTGCGCGACGAGCTGGTGATGGTGCATGGCGAGGCGGACGGGATGGCGCTGTTCGAGCGCTTCGGGCGCCCGCTCGGGACCGCCTACATCCAGGAAGCCGGCCCGGCGGTGGCCGCGGCCGACGTCTCCCACCTGGCGTCGGTGGGCGAGGGCGTCGAACTGCGCCCGCGCCTGTACCGGGCCCCGGCACCGGCCGGCGGCGAAGGACCCGGCAAGCTGCGCCTGAAGCTGTTCACCGCCGACCGCGACCTGCCGCTGTCGGACGTGCTGCCGATGATGGAGAACATGGGCCTGCGCGTGATCGCCGAGCACCTCAACCGCATCAGCGCGGACGGGCGCACGCTGTTCATCCAGGACTTCGAGGTTGAAGCCGGCGCGGAAATCGACCTGGACAGCATGGCGCCGGAGTTCGAGGATGCCTTCGTGCGCCTGTGGCGCGGCGAGGCGGAGAACGACGGCTTCAACAAGCTCATCCTGGCCGCGAGCCTGGACTGGCGCCAGGTGTCGATGCTGCGTGCGTACTGCAAGTATCTGCTGCAGATCGACTCGCCGTTCTCGCAGGCCTACATGGAGCAGACCCTGCTCCGTCACCCGCTGGTGGCGCGCCTGCTGGTGGAGCTGTTCGAGGCCCGCTTCGCGCCCAAGGGGCGCGACACCGACGCGGCGCGCCTGCGCGCCCAGTTCGAACTGCTGGCTGGTGGCGATGCGGCCGCCGCCGCCGCGCTCAAGCCGGTGGCCGAGGCCCGCAGGCTCTCGCGCGACGGCCGCCAGGAGAAGGTGCGCGACGCGCTGCGGACCCTGCTTGACCGGGTCGCGAGCCTGGACGAAGACCGGATCCTGCGCAGCTTCATGGGCGTGATCGACGCCACCCTGCGCACCAGCTTCTACCAGCGTGGCAAGGACGGCAACGACAAGGACTACGCCGCCTTCAAGCTCGACTGCGCCAGGGTGCCCGACCTGCCCAAGCCGCACCCGTACCGCGAGGTGTTCGTGTACGGCCCGCACGTGGAGGGCGTGCACCTGCGCTACGGCATGGTGGCCCGCGGCGGCCTGCGCTGGTCCGACCGGCGCGAGGACTTCCGCACCGAGGTGCTGGGCTTGGCGAAGGCGCAGGCGGTGAAGAACACCGTGATCGTGCCGGTGGGCGCCAAGGGCGGCTTCATCGCCAAGCGCCTGCCCGAGGGCGGTGACCGCGATGCGATCCAGGCCGAGGGCATTGCCTGCTACAAGCGCTTCATCAGCGGCCTGCTGGACGTGACCGACAACATCGTCGACGGCGAGATCGTGCCGCCGCAGGACGTGGTGCGCCACGACGACGTGGACACCTACATGGTGGTCGCCGCGGACAAGGGCACGGCGACGTTCTCCGACATCGCCAACGGCATCTCCGCCGAGTACAACTTCTGGCTTGGCGACGCCTTCGCCTCCGGCGGCTCGGTGGGCTATGACCACAAGGGCATGGGCATCACCGCCAAGGGCGCCTGGGAATCCGTCAAGCGCCACTTCCGTGCGCTGGGCATCGATTGCCAGAAACAGGACTTCACCGTGGTGGGCATCGGCGACATGTCAGGCGACGTGTTCGGCAACGGCATGCGCCTGTCCAAGCACATCCGCCTGGTGGGGGCGTTCGACCACCGCCACGTGTTCATCGACCCGGATCCGGACGCTGCCAAGTCGTTCAAGGAGCGCGACCGCCTGTTCAAGACCCCGCGCTCGAGCTGGGACGACTACGACCGCAAGCTGATCAGCAAGGGCGGCGGCGTGTGGCCGCGCAGCGCCAAATCGATCCCGGTCTCGCCGCAGATGCGCGAGGCGCTGGGACTGGAGGAGGACGTCAAGGAGCTGAGCCCCAACGACCTGATCAAGGCGGTGCTGCGCGCGCCGGTGGACCTGCTGTGGAACGGCGGCATCGGCACCTACGTCAAGGGGTCGTCTGAAACCCAGGCCGACGTCGGCGACCGCGCCAACAACGCGGTTCGCGTCAACGGCGGCGAACTGCGCGCGCGGATCGTGGGCGAGGGCGGCAACCTGGGCTTCACCCAGCTGGGCCGCATCGAGGCCGCCCAGGCCGGGGTGATCCTCAACGCCGACTTCATCGACAACTCCGGCGGCGTGGGCACCTCCGACCGCGAGGTCAACATCAAGATCCTGCTCAACGCCCAGGTGCGCAAAGGAAAGCTTGCGCTCAAGGCGCGCAACAAGCTGCTGCTGGACATGACCCATGAGGTCGAGACCCTGGTGCTGTGGGACAACATCCGCCAGAACCAGGCCCTGAGCCTGATGGAGCGGATGAGCGTGCCGCGGCTGGGCTCCAAGCAGCACTTCATCCGCACCCTGGAGGCCCAGGGGCTGCTGGACCGGCAGATCGAGTACCTGCCGTCGGATGCCGAGCTGGCCGCGCGCAAGGCCCGCGACGAGGGCCTGACCCGGCCGGAGCTTGCGGTGCTGCTGTCCTACTCCAAGCAGGTGGTCTACGACCAGCTGCTGGATTCGGACATCCCCGAGGATCCGTACCTGTCCAAGGAACTGCAGCGCTACTTCCCCACGCCGCTGCAGAAGAAGTACGCCGCGGCGATGGAGGAGCACCCGCTCAAGCGCGAGATCATCGCCACCGCCGTCACCAACGCCACCATCAACCGCATGGGCGCGACCTTCATCATGCGCATGCAGGAAGACACCGGGCGCACCGCGGCGGAAGTGGCCAAGGCGTACACCATCGGCCGCGAGGTGCTCAACGCCCGCACCCTGTGGAGCCAGCTCGAGGAGCTGGACGGCAAGGTGCCCGAGGCGGTGCAGATCGATGCCCTGCTGGAGATCTGGAACCTGCAGCGCTCGTTTGTGCGCTGGCTGCTCAACCGCCCCGGGCCGATGCCCGGGATCACCGACGCGGTGGCGCGTTACAGCGACGGCTTCAACGCCATCCGCAGCGCCGATGGGATCCTCCCGGATTCCCAGCGCCCCGGCTACGACGCCCGCCGCGCCGGCTGGCGCGAGCGCGGCATGCCGGCGCAGCTGGCCGAGGACCTGGCCGAGCTGCCGTACCTGGAGCCGGTGTTCGACATCATCGAGCTGGCGGCCGCGCGCAAGCTCAAGCCGGTTGAGGTGGCCAAGGTGCATTACCGCGTGGGCGATGCGCTGCGCTTGCCGTGGCTGTTCGACCAGATCGATGCGCTGGAGGTACAGGGCCGCTGGCACGCGGTGGCCCGGGGCGTCCTGCGCGATGACCTGGCGGCCAGGCAGATCCAGCTGACCGGGCAGGCGCTGTCCGCCCGGGGCGGTGACGCCGACGCCAAGGTGCAGGCGTGGCTGGGGCGCGACGACGCCTCGCTCCGCTTCACCCTGTCGATGCTGGAGGAAATGTTCTCGCAGAAGTCGCTGGACTACCCGACCGCGTCGGTGGCCGTCAGCGTGCTGTCACAGATCGCCGGCTGA